The Cellulophaga sp. L1A9 genome window below encodes:
- the pxpA gene encoding 5-oxoprolinase subunit PxpA — MKIDINCDVGEGVGNEEELLPLISSCNIACGGHAGDENSIRNVIKIAKKNKVLIGAHPSYPDKALFGRKTMVLSKEILIATIQEQVHLFFVIAKEENVSVHHIKAHGALYNDCASNIDVALAFLEAIIPYSDGIKLYVPYNAIIAQEAIKQGVSIAYESFLDRNYNDDGSLVARSKENALLENPKDVLRHLRYMIEDGKIKTINNKLINCLSDTFCIHGDTVSALKILMYLHDELPNYNIQINQ, encoded by the coding sequence ATGAAAATAGATATTAATTGTGATGTTGGAGAAGGAGTAGGGAATGAGGAAGAACTTTTGCCTTTAATTTCGTCGTGTAATATAGCTTGCGGGGGTCATGCAGGTGATGAAAATAGTATTCGTAACGTAATCAAAATAGCAAAAAAAAATAAGGTTCTTATAGGTGCACATCCTTCTTATCCAGACAAAGCGCTTTTTGGAAGAAAAACTATGGTTTTATCCAAAGAAATTTTAATTGCAACTATTCAAGAACAGGTGCACTTATTCTTTGTTATTGCCAAAGAAGAGAATGTTAGTGTTCATCATATAAAAGCTCATGGAGCTTTGTATAATGATTGTGCTAGTAATATAGATGTAGCCCTAGCTTTTCTTGAAGCCATTATTCCGTATTCCGATGGCATCAAATTATATGTACCCTACAATGCTATCATTGCTCAAGAAGCTATAAAACAAGGTGTATCAATCGCCTATGAGAGTTTTTTAGATCGTAATTATAATGATGATGGTAGTCTAGTCGCTAGATCTAAGGAAAATGCGCTGCTAGAAAACCCTAAAGATGTTTTACGTCATTTGCGTTATATGATCGAAGATGGTAAGATAAAAACAATCAATAATAAACTAATTAATTGTCTCTCAGATACTTTTTGTATTCATGGTGATACTGTTTCAGCATTAAAAATTTTAATGTATCTTCATGATGAATTACCAAATTATAACATTCAAATAAACCAGTGA
- the pxpB gene encoding 5-oxoprolinase subunit PxpB, with protein sequence MKNFPISIRPFGIHAVLIEWPQEVNDGILNDILFFSAHLKKECLREGLWELVPAYNSLTLVLRNDAIQFDSFKIQLEQWYAEKQEIMLEQKYLWRLPVCYENEFALDLDEVAEKLKKTPQEIIELHTAHPYTVYGIGFLPGFMYLGGLPSELEIPRRSTPRLKVNKGSVGLAGKQTGVYPQESPGGWNIIGNCSVPIFNPKNENPCLVKVGDKVQFYSISKAEYDLHKIEAEVGIYQFEKIKIDA encoded by the coding sequence GTGAAAAATTTCCCTATTTCAATCCGACCCTTCGGTATTCATGCCGTTTTAATAGAGTGGCCTCAAGAAGTTAATGATGGAATATTAAACGATATTTTATTTTTTAGTGCTCATTTAAAAAAGGAATGTCTCCGCGAAGGCCTTTGGGAACTAGTTCCCGCCTATAACTCACTTACCCTTGTTTTACGTAATGATGCCATACAATTTGATAGTTTCAAAATTCAATTAGAACAATGGTATGCGGAAAAGCAAGAAATTATGCTGGAGCAAAAATACCTTTGGAGACTGCCAGTTTGTTATGAAAATGAGTTTGCTTTGGATTTAGATGAAGTCGCGGAAAAATTAAAGAAAACACCACAAGAGATTATAGAATTGCATACGGCTCATCCTTATACTGTTTATGGCATTGGCTTTCTGCCTGGTTTTATGTATTTGGGAGGTTTACCAAGCGAACTAGAGATTCCAAGAAGAAGTACGCCAAGACTAAAAGTAAATAAAGGATCTGTTGGCTTAGCAGGAAAGCAAACGGGTGTTTACCCACAAGAATCTCCAGGAGGGTGGAATATAATTGGGAATTGCTCCGTACCTATATTCAATCCTAAAAATGAAAATCCTTGTTTAGTTAAAGTAGGAGATAAAGTTCAATTTTATTCCATTTCTAAGGCAGAATATGATTTACATAAGATTGAAGCAGAAGTAGGTATTTATCAATTTGAAAAAATAAAAATCGATGCTTAA
- a CDS encoding biotin-dependent carboxyltransferase family protein encodes MLKVLKSGFFTTIQDTGRFGFRDKGVPVSGVMDTETVYKLNMLLENESDAAVLEITMTGPTLEFEKDAYISLGGAELSATLNNEPINNYKVLKVNAGDILSYGRLKKGFRAYLAIKKGFQSPKVLGSRSYYGIITPKALLKDKSEVTYIETKRFDPKITGLKVDSILEEDTLHVAKGPEFELLDDKQLENLFSQPFTVANENNRMAYQLNETISGHAISMLTSATLPGTIQFTPAGKLIILMKDGQTTGGYPRILQLTDKGISILAQKKAGDTFSFKLM; translated from the coding sequence ATGCTTAAAGTATTAAAATCTGGTTTTTTCACAACGATTCAAGATACTGGTCGTTTTGGTTTTAGAGACAAAGGGGTTCCTGTTTCTGGCGTTATGGATACAGAAACAGTTTATAAATTAAACATGCTCTTAGAAAATGAAAGCGATGCTGCGGTTTTAGAGATTACGATGACTGGGCCCACTTTAGAATTTGAAAAAGATGCTTACATCAGTTTGGGTGGCGCAGAACTCTCTGCAACCTTGAATAATGAACCAATAAACAATTATAAAGTACTAAAAGTCAATGCCGGAGATATCTTATCATATGGTCGACTTAAAAAAGGCTTTAGAGCGTATTTGGCAATTAAAAAGGGTTTTCAATCCCCCAAAGTTTTAGGAAGTAGATCTTATTACGGGATCATTACACCTAAAGCATTATTAAAAGATAAGTCCGAAGTAACCTATATAGAAACGAAACGGTTTGACCCTAAAATAACGGGCTTAAAAGTAGATTCTATTTTAGAGGAAGATACCTTACATGTTGCTAAAGGTCCAGAATTTGAATTGCTAGATGACAAACAATTAGAAAATCTTTTTTCACAGCCATTTACTGTGGCCAATGAAAATAACCGAATGGCATACCAACTCAATGAAACAATATCAGGACATGCTATTTCAATGCTTACCTCTGCAACGCTTCCTGGAACCATACAGTTTACTCCTGCAGGAAAACTTATCATCCTTATGAAAGATGGTCAGACTACAGGAGGCTATCCAAGAATACTTCAACTTACAGATAAAGGAATTTCTATACTAGCACAAAAAAAGGCAGGAGATACATTCTCTTTTAAATTGATGTAA
- a CDS encoding aldehyde dehydrogenase, whose amino-acid sequence MQQLLENQRDFFKSQQTKSISFRKEYLKKLMSAIEKYEDEICDAIFLDFKKPKFETILTETQFVLAELNTAIKKLNSWAKPTRKSTSWANWPSSDYIYKEPYGTVLIIAPWNYPFQLAIAPLIGALAAGNTAVIKPSEITPNTSEIIVKIIAEVFPVNYVAVVEGGVEVSQNLLAQKWDYIFFTGSSKVGKIVYKSAVKHLTPVTLELGGKNPSIVDATANIPVAARRIAWGKFLNAGQTCIATDYILVHKTVKEKLIQELIESIKGFYGPDVASSKDFARTVNAKHFDGLMAMLDGENILYGGQNNPKDNYLAPTLLDESKMSSKVMEGEIFGPILPIISYETLADIDRYLSNYEKPLATYVFSTDKKFQDTILNTYSFGGGAINDTVIHIANKNLPFGGVGASGIGAYHGKTSFDIFSHAKAILKKGTWLDIPLRYPPYKLSLDFAKKLKKLF is encoded by the coding sequence ATGCAACAATTATTAGAAAATCAACGAGATTTTTTCAAATCGCAACAAACAAAGTCCATTTCTTTTAGAAAAGAGTATTTAAAGAAGTTGATGAGTGCTATTGAAAAATATGAGGATGAAATTTGTGATGCCATCTTTTTAGATTTTAAAAAGCCAAAGTTTGAAACCATACTTACGGAAACTCAATTTGTTTTAGCAGAATTAAATACGGCTATAAAAAAATTGAATTCATGGGCTAAACCTACCCGTAAAAGTACTTCATGGGCCAATTGGCCTTCCTCAGATTATATCTATAAGGAACCTTATGGCACCGTATTGATAATTGCACCTTGGAATTATCCGTTTCAATTGGCCATTGCTCCATTAATTGGTGCGTTAGCCGCAGGGAATACAGCAGTTATAAAACCCTCTGAAATTACCCCTAACACCTCAGAAATTATAGTTAAAATTATCGCTGAAGTATTCCCTGTAAATTATGTTGCCGTCGTAGAAGGGGGTGTAGAAGTTTCTCAGAATTTACTCGCTCAAAAATGGGACTATATTTTCTTTACAGGAAGTTCTAAAGTGGGAAAGATTGTATATAAAAGTGCTGTAAAACACTTAACACCTGTAACCTTAGAGTTGGGAGGTAAAAATCCTTCCATAGTAGATGCAACGGCAAATATACCAGTAGCAGCAAGGCGAATTGCTTGGGGGAAATTTTTAAACGCAGGACAAACGTGCATTGCCACCGATTATATTTTGGTACATAAGACGGTAAAAGAAAAACTGATACAAGAATTAATTGAAAGCATTAAAGGATTTTATGGTCCGGATGTAGCATCTTCAAAAGATTTTGCACGTACGGTAAACGCAAAACATTTTGATGGTTTGATGGCGATGTTAGATGGCGAGAATATCCTTTACGGCGGACAAAATAACCCCAAAGATAATTACTTAGCTCCTACGCTATTGGATGAATCAAAAATGAGCAGTAAGGTCATGGAAGGAGAAATATTTGGACCTATATTACCCATTATATCCTATGAAACCTTAGCTGATATTGATCGTTATCTTTCAAATTACGAGAAGCCTTTAGCTACCTATGTATTTAGTACCGATAAAAAATTTCAGGATACTATTTTAAACACCTATAGTTTTGGTGGTGGTGCAATCAATGATACCGTTATCCATATAGCAAACAAAAACCTTCCTTTTGGAGGTGTGGGAGCAAGCGGAATTGGTGCCTATCACGGCAAAACTTCCTTTGATATATTCTCACATGCTAAGGCAATTCTTAAAAAAGGGACCTGGTTAGATATCCCATTACGCTACCCTCCCTATAAGTTGTCTTTAGATTTTGCCAAAAAATTAAAAAAGTTGTTCTAA
- the ilvD gene encoding dihydroxy-acid dehydratase: MELNKYSKNVTQDPTQPAAQAMLYGIGFKDEDFEKPIIGVASTGYEGNPCNMHLNDLAKLVKEGVNSKASVGLIFNTIGVSDGISMGTPGMRFSLPSRDIIADSMETVVQGMSYDGLVTVVGCDKNMPGALMAMIRLNRPSILVYGGTIASGCYQEKKLDIVSAFEAWGEKVAGTMKEEDFQCIIKKAIPGAGACGGMYTANTMASAIEALGMSLPYNSSNPAVGNDKKEECIEAGKKMFYLLEHDIKPLDIVTRKSIENAIRLVIIMGGSTNAVLHFLAIARAADIDFTLQDFQHISDTTPFIADLKPSGKYLMEDVHRIGGIPAVLKYLLKNGLLHGDCLTVTGKTLAENLEHVPNLQEGQDVIRSLDNPIKATGHLRMLYGNLAENGSVAKITGKEGLLFKGTAKVFDSEYAANDGISAGQVKKGDVVVIRYEGPKGGPGMPEMLKPTAAIMGAGLGKEVALITDGRFSGGTHGFVVGHISPEAQEGGTIALVKDGDIITIDAETNAINVEVSDEELAKRKESWVAPALKFKKGVLYKYARSVSSAAQGCVTDEF; the protein is encoded by the coding sequence ATGGAATTAAATAAATATAGTAAAAACGTAACTCAAGACCCTACACAACCAGCAGCACAAGCAATGTTGTATGGTATAGGTTTTAAAGATGAAGATTTTGAAAAGCCAATTATTGGTGTCGCAAGTACAGGTTACGAGGGAAATCCTTGTAATATGCATTTGAATGATTTGGCCAAATTGGTAAAAGAGGGTGTTAATTCAAAAGCATCTGTTGGTTTAATTTTTAATACCATTGGTGTTAGTGATGGCATTTCCATGGGAACTCCTGGAATGCGTTTTTCATTACCCTCTAGAGATATTATTGCCGATTCTATGGAAACGGTAGTGCAAGGAATGTCATATGATGGTTTGGTTACTGTAGTAGGCTGTGATAAAAACATGCCTGGTGCATTAATGGCTATGATTCGTCTTAATCGTCCCTCTATTTTAGTGTATGGAGGTACCATTGCTTCTGGTTGCTATCAAGAGAAAAAATTAGATATCGTTTCTGCTTTTGAAGCCTGGGGAGAAAAAGTAGCAGGTACCATGAAAGAAGAAGATTTTCAGTGTATCATAAAAAAAGCAATTCCTGGTGCAGGTGCTTGTGGCGGAATGTATACGGCAAACACGATGGCTTCTGCAATTGAAGCTTTAGGAATGTCTTTACCATATAACTCATCAAATCCAGCAGTGGGTAATGATAAAAAAGAGGAATGTATTGAAGCAGGTAAAAAGATGTTTTACCTTTTAGAGCATGATATTAAACCTCTAGATATTGTTACTAGAAAATCTATAGAAAATGCTATTCGTCTTGTAATTATTATGGGCGGTTCTACAAATGCAGTACTTCACTTTTTAGCGATTGCAAGGGCTGCGGATATCGATTTTACCTTACAAGATTTTCAACATATTAGTGATACTACGCCATTTATTGCGGATTTAAAACCTAGTGGAAAATATTTAATGGAAGATGTACACCGCATTGGTGGTATTCCTGCAGTATTAAAGTATTTGTTAAAAAACGGATTACTACATGGAGATTGTTTGACTGTGACAGGAAAAACATTAGCAGAGAATTTAGAGCATGTTCCTAATTTACAAGAAGGTCAAGATGTCATTCGCTCTTTAGATAATCCTATTAAAGCAACAGGGCATTTACGTATGCTTTATGGAAACCTTGCTGAAAATGGTTCTGTAGCAAAAATTACAGGAAAAGAAGGCTTACTGTTCAAAGGAACAGCTAAAGTTTTTGATAGTGAATATGCGGCAAATGATGGGATCAGTGCTGGTCAAGTTAAAAAAGGTGATGTTGTGGTCATTCGTTATGAAGGTCCTAAAGGTGGTCCTGGAATGCCAGAAATGCTAAAACCTACAGCCGCAATTATGGGTGCTGGTTTAGGAAAAGAAGTGGCCTTGATTACCGATGGTCGTTTTTCAGGGGGTACACATGGTTTTGTGGTAGGTCATATTTCGCCAGAAGCACAAGAAGGTGGTACTATTGCCTTAGTAAAAGATGGTGATATTATTACCATTGATGCAGAAACAAATGCTATAAATGTAGAAGTTTCTGATGAAGAACTAGCAAAGCGTAAGGAATCGTGGGTTGCTCCAGCCTTGAAGTTCAAAAAAGGGGTTTTATACAAATATGCACGTTCCGTATCCTCTGCAGCACAAGGGTGTGTTACGGATGAATTTTAA
- the ilvB gene encoding biosynthetic-type acetolactate synthase large subunit, which produces MNTETIREKSKSTNMKTAIKISGAEAIIQCLLAEGVDLIYGYPGGAIMPVYDELYKFQDRLTHILTRHEQGATHAAQGYARVSGKVGVALATSGPGATNLVTGLADAQIDSTPLVCITGQVISQLLGSDAFQETDIVGISTPVTKWNYQITKASEIPEILAKAFYIAKSGRPGPVLIDITKDAQFEMFDFLYEKCTGVRSYNPVPKPNINAITQAAKLINEAKKPMIVFGQGVILGQAEGELKQLVEKAGIPAAWTILGLSAMDTDHPLNVGMVGMHGNYAPNVLTNECDLLIAIGMRFDDRVTGNLQTYAKQAKVIHFEIDPAEINKNVISEVAVLGNSKETLQLLLPMIAKNSHEAWHNEFKKRYEIEYNEVIKHDIKPTKDGLTMGEVIEEINIASNNSAIIVTDVGQHQMIACRYAKFNQSKSNVTSGGLGTMGFALPAAIGAKQGAMDREVVAIIGDGGFQMTIQELGVIFQHKIPVKIVVLNNDHLGMVRQWQELFFEKRYASTVMVNPDFVKIAEGYSIASKRVSERKDLKATIHEMIASKEPYFLEVKVEKEGNVFPMIPTGASVSDIRLK; this is translated from the coding sequence ATGAATACAGAGACAATAAGAGAAAAATCAAAATCGACGAATATGAAGACTGCTATAAAAATTAGTGGTGCCGAAGCAATAATACAATGTTTATTGGCTGAGGGAGTCGATTTAATTTATGGTTACCCTGGTGGTGCCATAATGCCTGTTTATGATGAATTGTATAAATTTCAGGATAGACTAACACATATATTAACGCGTCACGAGCAAGGTGCTACGCATGCTGCTCAAGGCTATGCAAGAGTTTCTGGCAAAGTAGGTGTTGCTTTGGCTACCTCTGGTCCTGGAGCAACTAATCTTGTGACTGGGTTAGCAGATGCGCAAATAGATTCTACACCATTGGTCTGTATAACAGGCCAAGTAATTAGTCAATTATTAGGTTCAGATGCTTTTCAAGAAACTGATATTGTAGGGATATCTACACCTGTTACAAAATGGAATTATCAAATAACAAAAGCTTCTGAAATCCCAGAAATATTGGCAAAGGCATTTTACATAGCAAAATCTGGTCGTCCAGGTCCTGTCTTAATTGACATTACTAAAGATGCTCAATTTGAAATGTTTGATTTTTTATATGAAAAATGCACAGGTGTCCGCAGTTATAACCCTGTACCTAAGCCAAATATAAATGCCATTACACAAGCGGCTAAATTAATTAACGAAGCAAAAAAACCTATGATCGTTTTTGGTCAGGGTGTTATTTTAGGTCAGGCAGAAGGCGAATTAAAGCAATTGGTAGAAAAAGCAGGTATTCCTGCTGCTTGGACCATTTTAGGGCTTTCTGCGATGGATACAGATCATCCTTTAAATGTAGGAATGGTAGGTATGCATGGGAACTATGCGCCTAATGTTTTGACCAATGAATGCGATTTATTAATTGCTATTGGAATGCGTTTTGATGATCGTGTTACGGGTAATTTACAAACCTATGCGAAACAAGCAAAGGTCATTCATTTTGAAATTGACCCAGCAGAGATTAATAAAAATGTGATATCAGAAGTTGCCGTTTTAGGAAACTCTAAAGAAACACTACAATTATTACTTCCAATGATTGCTAAAAACAGTCATGAAGCTTGGCATAATGAATTTAAGAAAAGATACGAAATTGAATACAACGAAGTAATCAAACATGATATTAAACCAACGAAAGATGGTTTAACCATGGGTGAAGTTATTGAAGAGATTAATATCGCTTCAAATAATAGTGCTATTATCGTTACAGACGTTGGGCAACATCAAATGATTGCCTGTAGGTATGCAAAGTTTAACCAATCTAAAAGTAATGTTACTTCTGGTGGTTTAGGAACCATGGGCTTCGCTTTACCAGCGGCTATTGGTGCTAAGCAAGGCGCTATGGATCGTGAGGTTGTGGCAATTATTGGTGATGGTGGCTTTCAAATGACCATACAAGAACTAGGCGTTATTTTTCAACATAAAATTCCGGTAAAGATTGTGGTCTTAAATAATGACCATCTAGGAATGGTACGCCAATGGCAAGAATTGTTCTTTGAAAAAAGATATGCATCTACAGTTATGGTTAATCCTGATTTTGTAAAAATAGCTGAAGGGTATAGTATTGCATCAAAACGTGTGAGTGAAAGAAAAGATTTAAAAGCAACTATTCATGAAATGATTGCTTCTAAAGAACCTTATTTCTTAGAAGTAAAAGTTGAAAAAGAGGGTAATGTATTTCCAATGATTCCTACAGGAGCATCGGTTTCAGATATCAGATTAAAATAA
- a CDS encoding O-methyltransferase — MVDIISKNKPKIHSKIEAKSKAIGFTMPSDLYIGSLLKTLIASKPKAHILELGTGIGLSLSWMIDGMDADSRLISVDNDPELIKISTEFFGTDKRVQLICEDGTVWLKNYKGEKFDVIFADAWPGKYSEIEEVLNLVKVGGFYIIDDMAKQENWPEGHEKHVTDLVCYLDAREDFKLTKLNWSTGLIIAVRSN, encoded by the coding sequence ATGGTAGATATAATATCCAAGAACAAGCCTAAAATTCATTCTAAAATAGAAGCCAAATCTAAGGCTATCGGGTTTACGATGCCTTCAGATTTATATATAGGGAGTTTACTTAAGACCTTAATCGCTTCTAAACCCAAAGCTCATATTTTAGAATTGGGTACTGGGATAGGATTATCACTATCATGGATGATTGATGGAATGGATGCTGATTCACGTTTAATATCGGTTGATAATGACCCTGAATTAATTAAAATTTCTACGGAGTTTTTTGGTACGGATAAAAGAGTGCAACTCATCTGTGAAGACGGAACGGTATGGCTTAAGAACTATAAGGGAGAAAAATTCGATGTAATTTTTGCAGATGCTTGGCCAGGAAAATACAGTGAAATAGAAGAAGTTTTAAATCTTGTGAAAGTGGGCGGGTTTTATATTATTGACGACATGGCAAAACAAGAAAATTGGCCAGAAGGGCATGAAAAGCATGTCACTGATTTGGTGTGTTACTTAGATGCTAGAGAAGACTTTAAATTAACAAAATTAAATTGGTCTACCGGATTAATAATCGCCGTTAGAAGTAACTAA
- the ilvN gene encoding acetolactate synthase small subunit, whose protein sequence is MEKKWFTISIYSENNIGLLNRISGIFLKRHINIESLNVSKSEIESVSKFTVVVFTEDEVARKIVGQIEKQIEVIKAFYHLDDDTIYQESVIFKIASNLLFDERQIQNIIKDCNATIVTVSRDFFVLAKTGRKHEVDDMYEQLKPFGIMQFVRSGRIAVTKAEMPISAMIAKFKKQE, encoded by the coding sequence ATGGAAAAAAAGTGGTTTACAATATCAATTTATTCTGAAAATAACATCGGGTTATTAAACAGAATTTCAGGAATTTTCTTAAAGCGACATATTAATATTGAGAGCTTAAACGTCTCTAAATCAGAGATTGAGAGCGTATCAAAATTTACAGTGGTTGTCTTTACTGAAGATGAAGTTGCACGTAAAATTGTAGGGCAAATTGAAAAACAAATAGAAGTTATAAAAGCATTTTATCATTTAGATGATGATACCATATATCAAGAATCTGTAATCTTTAAAATAGCCTCTAACCTTTTATTTGATGAACGTCAAATACAGAATATTATAAAGGATTGTAACGCAACAATCGTCACCGTATCTAGAGATTTCTTTGTTCTTGCAAAAACAGGAAGAAAGCATGAAGTAGATGATATGTACGAACAATTAAAACCTTTCGGAATTATGCAATTTGTACGTTCAGGAAGAATAGCAGTGACTAAAGCAGAGATGCCTATTTCTGCTATGATAGCAAAATTTAAGAAACAAGAATAA
- the ilvC gene encoding ketol-acid reductoisomerase — translation MANYFNTLSLREQLTQLGKCRFMDTSEFSDGVDALKGKKIVIVGCGAQGLNQGLNMRDSGLDISYALRDAAIKEQRQSYKNAKENGFTVGTYQELIPIADLVINLTPDKQHTNVVETVMPLMKKGATLSYSHGFNIVEEGMQVRKDLTVIMVAPKSPGSEVREEYKRGFGVPTLIAVHPENDPEGKGLAEAKAYAVATGGDKAGVLESSFVAEVKSDLMGEQTILCGLLQTGSILCFDKMIDKGMDAGYASRLIQYGWETVTEGLKYGGITHMMDRLSNPAKIKAFELSEELKEIMRPLFQKHMDDIIEGEFSKTMMEDWANDDKNLLTWRAETGETAFEKTPAGSDKISEQEFYDHGVLMVAMVRAGVELAFEAMTDSGIIAESAYYESLHETPLIANTIARKKLFEMNRVISDTAEYGCYLFDHACKPLLKDFMSKIDTDVIGKKFGEGKGNGVDNAKLIEVNKALREHPVEIVGARLRASMTAMKPIV, via the coding sequence ATGGCAAATTATTTCAATACACTATCACTGAGAGAACAATTGACCCAATTAGGGAAATGTAGATTCATGGATACAAGTGAATTTTCTGATGGTGTAGACGCTTTAAAAGGGAAAAAAATAGTAATTGTAGGTTGTGGAGCACAAGGTTTAAATCAAGGTTTAAACATGCGTGATTCTGGTTTAGATATTTCTTATGCTTTACGTGATGCTGCAATAAAAGAACAAAGACAGTCTTATAAAAATGCTAAAGAAAACGGATTTACAGTTGGTACGTACCAAGAATTGATTCCAATAGCAGATTTAGTTATTAATTTAACGCCTGATAAACAACATACTAATGTGGTAGAAACGGTAATGCCTTTAATGAAAAAAGGAGCTACGTTATCTTACTCACATGGTTTTAATATTGTTGAAGAAGGCATGCAGGTTCGTAAAGATTTAACGGTAATTATGGTTGCCCCTAAATCTCCAGGATCTGAAGTTCGTGAAGAGTATAAAAGAGGTTTTGGTGTGCCAACATTAATCGCGGTGCACCCAGAAAATGATCCAGAAGGAAAAGGTTTAGCAGAAGCAAAAGCTTATGCTGTAGCGACAGGTGGTGATAAAGCGGGTGTTTTAGAGTCTTCATTTGTTGCTGAAGTAAAATCAGATTTAATGGGAGAACAAACTATTCTTTGTGGTTTGCTACAAACAGGATCTATTTTATGTTTTGACAAAATGATTGATAAAGGAATGGATGCCGGTTATGCTTCTAGACTTATTCAATACGGTTGGGAAACAGTTACAGAAGGTCTTAAATATGGTGGAATTACCCATATGATGGATCGTTTGTCTAATCCAGCAAAAATTAAAGCTTTTGAACTTTCAGAAGAATTAAAAGAAATTATGCGTCCCTTGTTTCAAAAACATATGGATGATATTATCGAAGGTGAATTTTCTAAAACGATGATGGAAGACTGGGCTAATGATGATAAAAACCTATTAACATGGAGAGCAGAAACAGGAGAAACTGCTTTTGAAAAAACACCAGCAGGTAGCGATAAAATTTCTGAACAAGAATTTTACGACCATGGTGTGTTAATGGTAGCTATGGTTAGAGCAGGAGTAGAGCTTGCTTTTGAAGCGATGACAGATTCTGGAATTATAGCAGAATCTGCTTACTACGAGTCATTACATGAAACGCCGTTAATTGCGAACACTATTGCGCGTAAAAAATTATTCGAAATGAATCGTGTAATTTCTGATACAGCAGAATATGGTTGTTATTTATTTGATCATGCTTGTAAACCTTTATTGAAAGACTTTATGTCTAAAATTGATACTGATGTTATCGGTAAAAAATTCGGAGAAGGAAAAGGCAATGGTGTAGATAATGCTAAATTAATTGAAGTGAATAAAGCGTTAAGAGAGCATCCAGTAGAAATTGTTGGAGCGAGATTAAGAGCTTCAATGACAGCAATGAAGCCAATCGTATAA